A part of Diceros bicornis minor isolate mBicDic1 chromosome 32, mDicBic1.mat.cur, whole genome shotgun sequence genomic DNA contains:
- the DDX28 gene encoding probable ATP-dependent RNA helicase DDX28: MAVARPPRLLSLAARFLLAPRRDLAVRGPDEPLPVVRIPRALLRRQEQRQSPPRPVLVRPGPLLISARRPELNQPARLTLGRWERAPLASRGWKNRRARQDHFSIERAQQEAPALRNLSSEDSFAHLGLEPRVLRALQEAAPEVVRPTTVQSSTIPSLLRGRHILCAAETGSGKTLSYLLPLLQLLLGRPRLDSHRIPAPRGLVLVPSRELAEQVQAVAQPLGSSLDLQVRELGGGHGMSRIKLQLSKQPPADVLVATPGALWKALKRQLISLEQLSFLVLDEADTLLDESFLELVDCILEKSHIAEGPADLKDPFNPKAQLVLVGATFPEGVSQLLSKVASPDSLTTVTSSKLHCIMPHVRQTFMRLKGAEKVTELVQILKQHDRAYRTGPSGTVLVFCNSSSTVNWLGYILDDHKIQHLRLQGQMPASMRAGIFQRFQKGSRDILLCTDIASRGLDSTHVELVVNYDFPLTLQDYIHRAGRVGRVGSEVPGTVISFVTHPWDVSLVQKIELAARRRRSLPGLGSSVREPLPQQT, from the coding sequence ATGGCTGTAGCGCGGCCGCCGCGGTTGTTGTCCCTCGCGGCTCGGTTCCTTCTGGCGCCTCGACGGGACCTGGCGGTCCGCGGTCCCGACGAGCCCCTGCCCGTGGTGCGCATCCCGcgggctctgctgcggcggcagGAGCAGCGGCAGAGCCCCCCCCGGCCGGTGCTGGTGCGGCCTGGCCCGCTGCTGATCTCGGCGCGGCGGCCGGAGTTGAACCAGCCGGCGCGCCTCACGCTGGGCCGTTGGGAGCGCGCGCCACTCGCTTCGCGTGGCTGGAAGAATCGGCGCGCCCGCCAGGACCACTTCTCCATCGAGCGCGCGCAACAGGAGGCGCCGGCGCTGCGGAACCTGTCATCTGAGGACAGCTTCGCccatctggggctggagccccgCGTGCTGCGCGCACTGCAGGAGGCTGCTCCCGAAGTCGTTCGGCCTACAACCGTGCAGTCGAGCACCATACCGTCACTACTCCGCGGCCGCCACATCCTTTGCGCTGCGGAAACCGGCAGTGGTAAGACTCTCAGCTACCTGCTACCTCTGCTTCAACTGCTCTTGGGCCGGCCACGCCTGGACTCGCACCGTATCCCTGCTCCCCGAGGCCTGGTCCTTGTGCCTTCGCGAGAATTAGCCGAACAGGTCCAGGCCGTGGCCCAGCCTTTGGGCAGCTCCCTGGACCTCCAGGTGCGGGAGTTAGGGGGAGGCCATGGCATGAGTAGGATCAAGCTGCAACTGTCCAAACAACCTCCAGCAGATGTACTGGTGGCCACTCCGGGGGCTCTGTGGAAGGCCCTGAAAAGACAACTGATCAGCCTGGAGCAGCTCTCCTTCTTGGTGTTGGATGAGGCAGACACGCTGCTGGATGAAAGCTTCCTGGAACTCGTGGACTGCATCTTGGAGAAGAGCCATATAGCAGAAGGCCCAGCTGACTTAAAAGACCCTTTCAATCCCAAAGCTCAGTTAGTGCTGGTGGGGGCCACGTTTCCCGAAGGTGTAAGCCAGCTGCTGAGTAAAGTTGCCAGCCCAGACTCTCTAACCACTGTCACCAGCTCCAAGCTCCACTGTATCATGCCTCATGTCAGGCAGACATTTATGAGGCTGAAGGGAGCAGAGAAGGTGACTGAGTTGGTGCAGATTCTCAAGCAGCATGACAGAGCGTATAGGACTGGCCCCTCAGGAACTGTTCTGGTGTTCTGTAATAGCTCCAGCACTGTGAACTGGCTGGGATATATTCTAGATGaccacaaaatccaacacctaagGCTGCAGGGACAAATGCCAGCCTCAATGAGGGCAGGTATCTTCCAGCGCTTCCAGAAGGGCTCCCGAGACATACTTCTCTGCACAGACATAGCTTCCCGGGGCTTGGACAGCACCCATGTGGAGCTGGTTGTCAATTATGATTTCCCCCTCACCCTGCAAGACTATATCCACAGAGCAGGGAGAGTGGGCCGTGTGGGCAGCGAGGTGCCAGGCACAGTCATCAGCTTTGTGACCCATCCCTGGGATGTGAGTCTGGTTCAGAAGATTGAGCTGGCAGCTCGCCGGAGGAGAAGCCTTCCAGGACTAGGGTCCTCAGTGAGAGAGCCTTTGCCCCAGCAAACCTGA